From one Bacteroidota bacterium genomic stretch:
- a CDS encoding DUF1343 domain-containing protein: MLGLSKQGEHGVVMEKRAAARVVTGAQRLVDTEFADLDGLRVGLVTNHTATVDTADGGPRHLVDRLHAADGVTLAALFGPEHGLRGTAEAGASVESGTDPATGVPVFSLYGTSRRPPPESLAGLGALVFDMQDIGARFYTYISTMGYAMQAAAEAGIPFVVLDRPNPLGGRADGFVLEPEHASFVGLYPVPVQHGLTVGELARMIAGEGWLPGLGELDLRVVEMTGWQRSMRWPETGLPWVPTSPNIPTFETALVYPGVAFFEGTTASEGRGTDAPFLLIGTPSLNAGALADTLSGHGLPGVRFERFYFVPRSIPGVAASPKFEGEKVAGVRLVVTDPAGVRPVALGMHLLQAVYHQKPADFFDADWLARLAGTRRLQRMLEAGARPEAIVGTWQGEVDAFEEARQPYLLYD; encoded by the coding sequence GTGCTCGGCCTGTCCAAGCAAGGAGAGCACGGGGTGGTGATGGAGAAACGAGCAGCGGCCCGCGTCGTGACCGGCGCGCAGCGGCTCGTGGACACCGAGTTCGCCGACCTCGACGGGCTAAGGGTCGGCCTCGTGACCAACCACACGGCGACCGTGGACACGGCAGACGGCGGGCCGAGGCACCTGGTCGACCGGCTCCACGCGGCCGACGGCGTGACGCTGGCTGCGCTCTTCGGGCCGGAGCACGGGCTGCGCGGCACCGCCGAAGCGGGTGCGTCGGTCGAAAGCGGGACCGACCCGGCGACGGGCGTTCCGGTCTTTAGCCTCTACGGGACCTCCAGGCGCCCGCCGCCCGAGTCGCTCGCGGGGCTGGGCGCGCTCGTGTTCGACATGCAGGACATCGGGGCGCGGTTCTACACCTACATCTCGACGATGGGCTACGCGATGCAGGCCGCCGCCGAGGCGGGCATTCCCTTCGTCGTCCTCGACCGGCCCAACCCGCTCGGCGGACGGGCCGACGGGTTCGTGCTGGAGCCCGAGCACGCGTCGTTCGTCGGTCTCTACCCGGTCCCCGTCCAGCACGGCCTGACGGTCGGCGAGCTCGCCCGGATGATCGCGGGCGAAGGCTGGCTCCCCGGGCTAGGCGAGCTCGACCTCCGCGTCGTCGAGATGACCGGCTGGCAGCGCAGCATGCGCTGGCCCGAGACCGGCCTGCCCTGGGTCCCGACGAGTCCCAACATCCCGACGTTCGAGACGGCGCTCGTCTACCCAGGCGTCGCTTTTTTCGAGGGGACGACCGCGAGCGAAGGGCGCGGGACCGACGCGCCGTTCTTGCTCATCGGCACCCCGAGCCTCAACGCCGGCGCGCTCGCCGACACGCTCAGCGGGCACGGGCTGCCGGGCGTCCGGTTCGAGCGGTTTTACTTCGTCCCCCGCTCCATCCCCGGCGTCGCGGCCAGCCCGAAGTTCGAGGGCGAGAAGGTCGCCGGGGTCCGGCTCGTCGTGACCGACCCGGCGGGGGTCCGGCCCGTCGCGCTCGGCATGCACCTGCTGCAGGCGGTCTACCACCAGAAGCCGGCGGACTTCTTCGACGCCGACTGGCTCGCCCGGCTCGCGGGCACGCGACGGCTCCAGCGGATGCTCGAAGCCGGTGCCCGGCCCGAGGCTATCGTCGGCACCTGGCAGGGCGAGGTGGACGCGTTCGAAGAAGCACGGCAACCCTACCTGCTTTACGACTGA
- a CDS encoding DcrB-related protein has protein sequence MTSLLAPAQRRLLLALVACAGLLGPHAQAQGRVEPYRYRLAFDLAVPAGWTAQPDLGGAALVVLSPLSAPGDRFRENLNVSVGPVPAGRSRAEAYRDSRAALRAGLAGFEVLKAEETTVGVRAAQRVVYEHTFGGQRLRALAYLILADGRAYTLTGTALAERFEAAQPAFEQMAHSFRLN, from the coding sequence GTGACCTCCCTCCTCGCTCCGGCGCAGCGTAGGCTGCTCCTCGCCCTGGTGGCCTGCGCCGGGCTCCTCGGTCCGCACGCCCAGGCGCAAGGCCGAGTCGAACCGTACCGGTACCGGCTCGCGTTCGACCTGGCCGTGCCCGCCGGCTGGACGGCGCAGCCCGACCTGGGCGGGGCCGCGCTCGTCGTGCTCTCGCCGCTCTCTGCCCCCGGCGACCGGTTCCGCGAGAACCTCAACGTGTCCGTCGGGCCCGTGCCCGCGGGCCGGAGCCGGGCCGAGGCCTACCGCGACAGCCGGGCCGCGCTCCGCGCCGGGCTGGCGGGGTTCGAGGTGCTCAAGGCGGAGGAGACGACCGTCGGCGTGCGGGCGGCGCAGCGGGTGGTCTACGAGCACACCTTCGGCGGGCAGCGGCTGCGGGCGCTGGCCTACCTCATCCTAGCCGACGGCCGGGCGTACACGCTGACCGGCACGGCGCTGGCCGAGCGCTTCGAGGCCGCGCAGCCGGCCTTCGAGCAGATGGCCCACAGCTTCCGCCTGAACTGA
- the bshB1 gene encoding bacillithiol biosynthesis deacetylase BshB1, which yields MADDVTLDVLALAAHPDDVELCAGGTMCVLARDGYRTGIVDFTRGELGSRGTPEGRIEEAAAAAEILGLAARDNLGLPDGDIQNTKANQEDLIRLVRRYRPPIVLVNALEVRHPDHGDAARLSIDALFYSGLRKVETFDDGRAQEPWRPSHVLHYMQAVEFEPTFVVDVTDVWDQRTAALQAFESQFFNPDYEAGEDEPETFISNPGFFQWVEARARVYGYRVGATFGEPLLYRHGPVGVQDLAGMLSAEKRFR from the coding sequence ATGGCTGATGACGTGACGCTCGACGTGCTGGCCCTCGCGGCGCACCCGGACGACGTGGAGCTGTGCGCCGGGGGGACGATGTGCGTCCTCGCCCGCGACGGCTACCGGACGGGCATTGTGGACTTCACGCGGGGCGAGCTCGGGAGCCGGGGCACGCCGGAAGGCCGGATAGAGGAGGCCGCTGCTGCTGCCGAGATTCTCGGCCTCGCCGCGCGCGACAACCTCGGGCTGCCGGACGGCGACATCCAGAACACGAAGGCGAACCAGGAGGACCTCATCCGCCTCGTCCGCCGGTACCGCCCGCCTATCGTCCTCGTCAACGCGCTCGAGGTCCGGCACCCCGACCACGGCGACGCCGCCCGGCTCTCGATCGACGCCCTCTTCTACAGCGGCCTCCGCAAGGTCGAGACCTTCGACGACGGCCGGGCGCAGGAGCCGTGGCGCCCGAGCCACGTCCTCCACTACATGCAGGCCGTCGAGTTCGAGCCGACGTTCGTCGTGGACGTGACCGACGTGTGGGACCAGCGCACCGCTGCGCTGCAAGCCTTCGAGAGCCAGTTCTTCAACCCGGACTACGAGGCCGGCGAGGACGAGCCCGAAACGTTCATCTCGAACCCCGGCTTCTTCCAGTGGGTCGAGGCGCGGGCGCGGGTCTACGGCTACCGCGTCGGGGCGACCTTCGGCGAGCCCCTGCTGTACCGGCACGGGCCGGTCGGGGTGCAGGACTTGGCCGGGATGCTGAGTGCGGAAAAGCGTTTCCGCTAA
- the leuS gene encoding leucine--tRNA ligase, with protein MAAYPFDEIEPKWQRHWDAYETYKTPGPGDAGFDASKPKYYVLDMFPYPSGSGLHVGHPEGYTATDILARARRMQGFNVLHPIGWDAFGLPAEQYALKTGTHPRETTERNVARFREQLKALGFSYDWSREVDTTDPAYVRWTQWIFLKLYEKGLAYQAEVPVNWCPELGTVLSNEEVVDGKSEVGGFPVVRRPMRQWMLKITDYAERLLSGLDDLGWPESLKEMQRNWIGRSEGAEVDFPVFGHAERTIRVFTTRPDTLFGATFMVLAPEHPLVDEITSSEQREAVETYREAAARKSELERTELQKDKTGVFTGGHAVNPATGQHIPIWIADYVLATYGTGAIMAVPGQDQRDWDFAETYGLPIVRTVQPPDDFDGQAYVGDGPAINSDSSGRAIPDIAEQGVRLDGLGVEEAKAKMTEWLESEGVGRRQVNYKLRDWIFSRQRYWGEPFPVVFVDGQPQPLPEDALPVTLPEVERYEPSGTGESPLAAIPEWVNTAFDGQPAVRETNTMPQWAGSCWYYLRYLDPDNDRHLVDPEKERYWMPVDLYVGGAEHAVLHLLYARFWHKVLFDAGVVSTEEPFARLVNQGMILGEVEYTVTRGGTASTVEERAVEKHGNGFVLKADPEVEVEARAYRMSKSRGNVVNPDDIVAEFGADSLRLYEMYMGPLEQTKPWRTDDIKGVHRFLARSWRLVTEQAVTDDAPARDQLRTLHATIKKVTEDIDGLRFNTAIAALIEFVNEATKWDATPKAVLEPFVLLLAPFAPHLGEELWQRLGHGDSLTYAPWPEHDEQHLKEAEIEIAVQVMGKLRGTVQVAADASKEAVLDAARTEENVARYLAEGTVRKEIYVPGRLVNFVVN; from the coding sequence ATGGCCGCCTATCCCTTCGACGAGATCGAGCCCAAGTGGCAGCGCCACTGGGACGCCTACGAGACCTACAAAACGCCCGGCCCCGGCGACGCGGGCTTCGACGCGAGCAAGCCGAAGTACTACGTCCTCGACATGTTTCCCTACCCGAGCGGGTCGGGTCTCCACGTCGGCCACCCCGAGGGCTATACGGCGACTGACATCCTGGCGCGCGCCCGGCGGATGCAGGGCTTCAACGTGCTCCACCCCATCGGCTGGGACGCGTTCGGGCTGCCCGCCGAGCAGTACGCCCTCAAGACTGGCACGCACCCGCGCGAGACGACCGAGCGCAACGTCGCCCGCTTCCGCGAGCAGCTCAAGGCGCTCGGCTTCTCCTACGACTGGAGCCGCGAGGTCGACACGACGGACCCGGCCTACGTCCGCTGGACGCAGTGGATCTTCCTCAAGCTCTACGAGAAAGGGCTGGCGTACCAGGCCGAGGTGCCCGTCAACTGGTGCCCCGAGCTCGGCACGGTCCTCTCGAACGAGGAGGTCGTCGACGGCAAGAGCGAGGTCGGCGGCTTCCCCGTCGTCCGCCGCCCGATGCGGCAGTGGATGCTGAAGATCACCGACTACGCCGAGCGCCTGCTCAGCGGCCTCGACGACCTCGGCTGGCCGGAGTCGCTCAAGGAGATGCAGCGCAACTGGATCGGCCGGAGCGAAGGGGCCGAGGTCGACTTCCCCGTCTTCGGGCACGCCGAGCGCACGATCCGCGTCTTCACGACGCGCCCCGACACGCTCTTCGGCGCGACCTTCATGGTCCTCGCGCCCGAGCACCCGCTCGTGGACGAGATCACCTCTAGCGAACAGCGCGAGGCCGTGGAGACTTACCGCGAAGCCGCGGCCCGCAAGTCCGAACTGGAGCGGACCGAGCTGCAGAAAGACAAGACCGGGGTCTTCACCGGCGGCCACGCCGTCAACCCGGCGACGGGCCAGCACATTCCCATCTGGATCGCCGACTACGTCCTCGCCACCTACGGCACGGGGGCCATCATGGCCGTCCCCGGTCAGGACCAGCGCGACTGGGACTTCGCCGAGACCTACGGCCTGCCGATCGTCCGCACCGTCCAGCCGCCGGACGACTTCGACGGCCAGGCGTACGTCGGCGACGGCCCCGCGATCAACTCCGACTCCTCGGGCCGCGCCATCCCCGACATCGCTGAGCAGGGCGTGCGCCTCGACGGCCTCGGCGTGGAGGAGGCGAAGGCCAAGATGACGGAGTGGCTGGAGAGCGAAGGCGTCGGGCGGCGGCAGGTCAACTACAAGCTCCGCGACTGGATCTTCAGCCGCCAGCGCTACTGGGGCGAGCCGTTCCCGGTCGTCTTCGTCGACGGCCAGCCGCAGCCGCTCCCGGAGGACGCCCTCCCGGTGACGCTCCCCGAGGTCGAGCGCTACGAGCCGAGCGGGACGGGCGAGAGCCCGCTCGCCGCGATCCCCGAGTGGGTCAACACCGCCTTCGACGGGCAGCCCGCCGTGCGCGAGACCAACACGATGCCGCAGTGGGCCGGCTCGTGCTGGTACTACCTCCGCTACCTCGATCCCGACAACGACCGGCACCTCGTTGATCCCGAGAAGGAGCGGTACTGGATGCCGGTCGACCTCTACGTCGGCGGGGCCGAGCACGCGGTGCTCCACCTGCTCTACGCCCGGTTCTGGCACAAAGTCCTCTTCGACGCGGGCGTCGTATCCACCGAAGAGCCGTTCGCTCGGCTCGTCAACCAGGGCATGATTCTCGGCGAGGTCGAGTACACCGTCACCCGGGGCGGCACGGCGAGCACGGTCGAGGAGCGCGCCGTCGAGAAGCACGGCAACGGGTTCGTGCTCAAGGCCGACCCCGAGGTCGAGGTCGAGGCACGGGCGTACAGAATGTCCAAGAGCCGCGGCAACGTCGTCAACCCGGACGACATCGTCGCCGAGTTCGGGGCCGACTCGCTGCGGCTCTACGAGATGTACATGGGGCCGCTGGAGCAGACCAAGCCCTGGCGCACCGACGACATCAAAGGCGTCCACCGCTTCCTCGCCCGGTCGTGGCGCCTCGTCACCGAGCAGGCGGTCACCGACGACGCACCGGCGAGGGACCAGCTTCGCACGCTCCACGCGACGATCAAAAAGGTCACCGAGGACATCGACGGCCTCCGCTTCAACACGGCGATTGCCGCGCTCATCGAGTTCGTCAACGAGGCGACCAAGTGGGACGCGACGCCGAAGGCGGTGCTGGAGCCGTTCGTCCTCCTCCTCGCGCCGTTCGCGCCGCACCTCGGTGAGGAGCTGTGGCAGCGCCTCGGGCACGGCGACAGCCTGACCTACGCGCCGTGGCCGGAGCACGACGAGCAGCACCTCAAGGAGGCCGAGATCGAGATCGCCGTGCAGGTGATGGGCAAGCTACGCGGCACGGTGCAGGTCGCCGCCGACGCCTCGAAGGAAGCGGTGCTCGACGCGGCACGGACCGAGGAGAACGTCGCCCGCTACCTCGCCGAGGGGACCGTGCGCAAGGAGATCTACGTGCCGGGCCGCCTCGTCAATTTCGTCGTGAACTGA
- a CDS encoding CoA-binding protein: protein MDLRTADLRTALDDARTIAVVGCSPRATRTSHRIARYLQDAGYTVVPINPHHDELLGVPCYPDVLRIPEGTAVDIVNVFRQPRFTEGVVQDTIDWSERAGQRPLVWTQLGVSSREAEQLAAAHDLPYVVNRCIMVEHARLV, encoded by the coding sequence ATGGATCTTCGCACCGCCGACCTGCGCACCGCCCTCGACGACGCCCGCACGATTGCCGTCGTTGGCTGCTCGCCGCGCGCCACGCGCACGAGCCACCGCATCGCCCGCTACCTCCAAGACGCGGGCTACACCGTCGTCCCGATCAACCCGCACCACGATGAACTCCTCGGCGTACCGTGCTACCCCGACGTACTCCGCATCCCCGAGGGCACGGCGGTCGACATCGTGAACGTCTTCCGGCAGCCGCGCTTCACCGAGGGCGTGGTGCAGGACACGATCGACTGGAGCGAGCGGGCCGGCCAGCGGCCGCTCGTGTGGACCCAGCTCGGCGTCTCCTCCCGCGAGGCCGAACAGTTGGCGGCGGCCCACGATCTCCCCTACGTCGTCAACCGCTGCATCATGGTCGAGCACGCCCGGCTGGTCTGA
- a CDS encoding HD domain-containing protein has product MSLFSPLVEQATEIAAEWHDRTYRKSRWRQHPYDPPPEAAMQIPVMAHLSAVAFIVERAGWDDATVAAAFLHDILEDGNQYEHTMSYAALAALVGPEVADRVRGVTEPKCDAEGYFLPWRTRKEAYLDTLRAGTAESMAISLADKLHNVWTMNQGIEAGLDLFGGGPGSLSAGPDQQRWYFHSVLDASAAFDDPRLEPMRARLREEVARFETLTGTEAQLRPAGRARP; this is encoded by the coding sequence ATGTCTCTCTTCTCCCCCCTCGTCGAGCAGGCCACCGAGATCGCCGCCGAGTGGCACGACCGGACGTACCGCAAGAGCCGGTGGCGGCAGCACCCCTACGACCCGCCGCCCGAGGCCGCGATGCAGATTCCCGTGATGGCCCACCTCAGCGCTGTCGCCTTCATCGTGGAGCGCGCCGGGTGGGACGACGCCACCGTCGCTGCCGCGTTTCTCCACGACATCCTGGAGGACGGCAACCAGTACGAGCACACAATGAGCTACGCCGCCCTCGCCGCGCTCGTCGGACCCGAGGTGGCCGACCGCGTGCGCGGCGTCACCGAGCCGAAGTGCGATGCCGAGGGGTACTTCCTCCCGTGGCGGACCCGAAAGGAGGCCTACCTCGACACCCTCCGAGCGGGCACCGCCGAGAGCATGGCGATCTCGCTCGCCGACAAGCTCCACAACGTGTGGACGATGAACCAGGGCATCGAGGCCGGGCTCGACCTCTTCGGCGGCGGGCCGGGCAGCCTCTCGGCCGGCCCCGACCAGCAGCGGTGGTATTTCCACTCGGTCCTCGACGCCTCCGCCGCGTTTGACGACCCGCGCCTGGAACCGATGCGCGCCCGGCTCCGCGAAGAGGTCGCCCGCTTCGAGACGCTGACGGGCACCGAAGCGCAGCTCAGACCAGCCGGGCGTGCTCGACCATGA
- the bshC gene encoding bacillithiol biosynthesis cysteine-adding enzyme BshC produces the protein MTAPPPAARRLAFDRLGGFPDLFRRYAAGDPEALRFFARDFRDGAARAEAAREAAALGRDRDTLADVLAEQNEAWGNLDDAVRANLDALRDPASATVVTGQQLGLFGGPLYTVYKAATAVRLARQMRGETGDPVVPVFWMAGEDHDFDEVRSILVLGGNDPVRIGLPPSESRLPVGRRVLGDEVAEAVDALEAALRETEFTPALMQAVRAAYRPGASMRDAFAGLMQHLFAGSGLVLISSDDARLKRLAAPVFRQEIERHAETLARLEAASADLEAAGFHRQVTPLPVNLFLLEDEGRFTLDPRGDGAAETFALRGLDRTYAKDDLLALLDAEPERFSPNVVLRPIVEDRLLPTAAYVAGPGETSYYAQLGGVYEAFGVPMPVVYPRASVTLVEGKVQKILDRYRLTVADLSEDLDVLHRRLVLDLSEHDVEGAFGEAARHVHEAVNLLKPVVAGIDPTLGKSAEATRASLQKDLDSLKARAVRAEKRNHDAVRGQLEKAVAGLYPTGTLQERILSALYVLNKYGPALVGQWIDGLDLDTAEHQVVEL, from the coding sequence ATGACCGCCCCGCCGCCCGCCGCCCGCCGCCTCGCCTTCGACCGCCTCGGTGGCTTTCCCGACCTCTTCCGGCGCTACGCGGCCGGCGACCCGGAGGCCCTCCGCTTCTTCGCCCGCGACTTCCGGGACGGCGCGGCGCGCGCCGAAGCCGCCCGCGAGGCTGCGGCGCTCGGCCGCGACCGCGATACCCTCGCCGACGTGCTCGCCGAGCAGAACGAAGCCTGGGGCAACCTCGACGACGCGGTGCGCGCAAACCTCGACGCGCTGCGCGACCCGGCGAGCGCTACCGTCGTGACTGGGCAGCAGCTTGGCCTCTTCGGCGGGCCGCTCTACACGGTCTACAAGGCCGCCACCGCCGTCCGGCTTGCCCGGCAGATGCGGGGCGAGACGGGCGACCCCGTCGTCCCGGTCTTCTGGATGGCAGGCGAGGATCATGACTTCGACGAGGTTCGCTCGATCCTCGTGCTCGGCGGCAACGACCCGGTGCGGATCGGCTTGCCACCGAGCGAGAGCCGACTACCGGTCGGCCGCCGCGTGCTCGGGGACGAGGTCGCGGAGGCCGTGGACGCGCTCGAAGCCGCGCTGCGCGAGACCGAGTTTACGCCCGCGTTGATGCAGGCCGTGCGCGCCGCCTACCGCCCTGGCGCGTCGATGCGCGACGCCTTCGCCGGGCTGATGCAGCACCTCTTCGCCGGGAGCGGCCTCGTGCTGATCTCCTCGGACGACGCCCGCCTCAAACGCCTCGCCGCGCCCGTCTTCCGGCAGGAGATCGAGCGCCACGCCGAGACGCTCGCCCGGCTCGAAGCGGCGAGCGCCGACCTCGAAGCGGCCGGCTTCCACCGGCAGGTCACGCCGCTGCCGGTCAACCTCTTTTTGCTGGAAGACGAGGGCCGCTTCACGCTCGACCCGAGGGGCGACGGCGCGGCCGAAACGTTCGCGCTGCGTGGTCTCGACCGGACCTACGCAAAGGACGACCTCCTCGCCCTCCTCGACGCCGAGCCGGAGCGCTTCAGCCCCAACGTCGTCCTCCGCCCGATCGTCGAAGACCGGCTCCTGCCGACGGCGGCCTACGTCGCGGGGCCGGGCGAGACCTCGTACTACGCCCAACTCGGCGGCGTCTACGAAGCCTTCGGCGTGCCGATGCCGGTCGTCTACCCGCGCGCGAGCGTCACGCTCGTCGAGGGCAAGGTCCAGAAAATCCTCGACCGCTACCGGCTCACCGTCGCCGACCTCAGCGAAGACCTCGACGTTCTCCATCGCCGCCTCGTCCTCGACCTCTCGGAGCACGACGTGGAAGGCGCGTTCGGCGAAGCGGCTAGGCACGTGCACGAGGCTGTCAACCTGCTCAAGCCGGTCGTCGCCGGCATCGACCCGACGCTCGGCAAGTCGGCCGAGGCGACGCGGGCATCGCTGCAAAAAGACCTCGACAGCCTGAAGGCCCGCGCCGTCCGCGCCGAGAAGCGCAACCACGACGCCGTGCGCGGCCAGCTCGAAAAGGCCGTCGCCGGGCTGTACCCGACCGGTACGCTCCAGGAGCGCATCCTCTCGGCGCTCTACGTGCTCAACAAGTACGGCCCCGCCCTCGTCGGGCAGTGGATCGACGGCCTAGACCTCGACACAGCCGAGCACCAGGTCGTCGAGCTTTAG
- a CDS encoding bifunctional nuclease family protein, translating to MDYLQVDIIGLSTSPSSGGAYALVLGEIDGNRRLPIIIGAFEAQAIALELEKIQPPRPLTHDLLRDLFEAIDADITDIVIDDLREGTFFAKIRYVYAGKEHQLDARPSDAVALAVRTEAPIYVAPDVLDEAGIPADDEEGARMERADDGEVEEAVTARSPLDRMEAQLTKAIETEDYERAAQLRDEIEQMRKEN from the coding sequence ATGGACTACCTCCAAGTAGACATCATCGGACTCTCCACCAGCCCCTCCAGCGGCGGGGCCTACGCCCTCGTACTCGGCGAGATCGACGGCAACCGCCGCCTGCCGATCATCATCGGGGCCTTCGAGGCCCAGGCCATCGCCCTTGAACTGGAGAAGATCCAGCCCCCGCGCCCGCTGACCCACGACCTGCTGCGCGACCTCTTCGAGGCCATCGACGCCGACATCACGGACATCGTGATTGACGACCTCCGCGAGGGGACCTTCTTCGCCAAGATCCGCTACGTCTACGCCGGCAAAGAGCACCAGCTCGACGCCCGCCCGTCAGACGCTGTCGCCCTCGCCGTCCGCACCGAGGCCCCGATCTACGTCGCCCCCGACGTGCTCGACGAAGCCGGCATTCCGGCCGACGACGAGGAGGGTGCCCGGATGGAACGGGCCGACGACGGCGAGGTCGAGGAGGCCGTCACGGCGCGCTCGCCGCTGGACCGGATGGAGGCGCAGCTCACGAAGGCCATCGAGACCGAGGACTACGAGCGCGCCGCCCAACTCCGCGACGAGATCGAGCAGATGCGGAAGGAGAACTAG
- the hisC gene encoding histidinol-phosphate transaminase encodes MPSPAAPATDRLSDLVDLIRPEVRAERAYRVATAVDRAAKLDQNESPYGLPPEIEQAAIGALRATAWNRYPADRPHRLAAALAERLDWPEEGLILGRGSNELTPTVGLAFVQPGTPVVLPSPMFALYGSIVRVFGGTEVKVAPEPDFSHSADAVIAAMHASEAPLTVVCSPNNPTGASFAHDDLRRLAAAAPGFLLIDEAYYEFIEGPTALDVARDFPNVLVMRTFSKAMGLAGVRLGYLMGHPAIVDELQKPRLPFLVDCVSEAMGLAMLERGDLIRERVAVLNAERVKLRAALAEIEGVETMDSSANFFIMRTPVVPADLLAALLREGVRIRNVSGYPELAGWVRASVGLPEENRAFLDALKRVLP; translated from the coding sequence ATGCCTTCCCCCGCTGCGCCCGCCACGGACCGCCTCTCCGACCTCGTCGACCTGATCCGCCCCGAAGTCCGCGCCGAGCGCGCCTACCGCGTGGCCACCGCCGTGGACCGCGCGGCGAAGCTCGACCAAAACGAGAGCCCGTACGGCCTGCCGCCCGAGATCGAGCAGGCCGCCATCGGCGCGCTGCGGGCGACGGCCTGGAACCGCTACCCGGCCGACCGGCCGCACCGGCTCGCCGCAGCCCTCGCCGAGCGGCTGGACTGGCCCGAGGAGGGCCTCATCCTCGGGCGCGGCTCGAACGAACTAACGCCGACGGTGGGCCTCGCGTTCGTGCAGCCGGGCACGCCGGTCGTGCTGCCGAGCCCGATGTTCGCGCTCTACGGCAGCATCGTCCGCGTCTTCGGCGGGACCGAGGTGAAGGTCGCCCCGGAGCCGGACTTCTCGCACAGCGCCGACGCCGTCATCGCGGCGATGCACGCCTCCGAGGCCCCGCTCACGGTCGTGTGCTCGCCCAACAACCCGACCGGGGCGAGCTTCGCGCACGACGACCTCCGGCGCCTAGCCGCCGCCGCGCCCGGCTTCCTGCTCATCGACGAGGCCTACTACGAGTTCATCGAGGGGCCGACGGCGCTCGACGTGGCGCGCGACTTCCCGAACGTGCTCGTGATGCGGACCTTCTCGAAGGCGATGGGCCTGGCCGGAGTCCGCCTCGGTTACCTGATGGGCCACCCGGCGATCGTCGACGAACTCCAGAAGCCGCGCCTCCCGTTCCTCGTCGACTGCGTCAGCGAGGCGATGGGCCTCGCCATGCTCGAGCGCGGCGACCTGATCCGCGAGCGCGTCGCCGTGCTCAACGCGGAGCGGGTAAAGCTGCGCGCCGCGCTAGCCGAGATTGAAGGGGTCGAGACGATGGACTCGTCGGCCAACTTTTTCATCATGCGCACCCCGGTGGTGCCGGCCGATCTGCTAGCGGCACTCCTGCGCGAGGGCGTCCGCATCCGCAACGTGAGCGGGTACCCCGAACTCGCCGGCTGGGTGCGCGCGTCGGTCGGGCTGCCGGAGGAGAACCGGGCCTTCCTCGACGCCTTGAAACGCGTGCTTCCGTGA
- a CDS encoding DUF3276 family protein, protein MDQDHADHGRDHRDEIYSKRVPAGRRTYFFDVKTTRSGEDFFITITESKKVDEGRWEKHKVFLYKEDFGKFAAALHESIDYIRENHLPDYEFRDLPEVDLTYDDEDVRG, encoded by the coding sequence ATGGACCAGGACCACGCTGACCACGGGCGCGACCACCGCGACGAGATCTACTCCAAGCGCGTCCCCGCCGGTCGCAGAACCTACTTCTTCGATGTGAAGACCACCCGTTCCGGCGAGGATTTCTTCATCACCATCACCGAGAGCAAGAAGGTGGACGAGGGCCGGTGGGAGAAGCACAAGGTGTTCCTCTACAAGGAGGACTTCGGCAAGTTCGCCGCCGCACTCCACGAGTCCATCGACTACATCCGCGAGAACCACCTCCCGGACTACGAATTCCGCGACCTCCCCGAGGTCGACCTGACGTACGACGACGAGGACGTGCGCGGATAG